From the Gemmatimonadales bacterium genome, the window CGACGAGCAACGGCATCTACGCGATGCCGGCGGGCAGCATCCAGAACTACATCAACGCGAACCTGGTGGACACGTACCTGCCGGGTTACCCGCCGCAGCCGGACACCCTGGCCCTCGCCGGGACCGGTGGCGGGACTCGCGTCTGCCTCGCCGCTTGCACCGCCGCTGCGACCATCCGGGACCCGGTCGAGCGCCCGATGGGGTGGGGTCAGTTCAGCGACCTCAACGGCGATGGCATCATCGAGCAGGACGAGGTCCAGACCGCGCCCCGCTCGCTCCTGGCCAAGGCGCTGACCGCGCAGGCCATCTTCGACAACAAGTTCCTGCTCCCGTTCGCGCCCGAGTCGCCGACGTTCTACCTGGTGCCGGGCGACGGGCAGGTGACCGTGGCGTGGCAGAAGTCGAATACCGAGAACGCCACTTGCAGCACGCCGCCGTGCGGTGACCCGTACTACGGCATCGCCAGCGCGCCGGTCATCACCGATTCGACCACCGTGCCGCCGACGGTCAAGGCGAACCCGCTGTACGATCCGGACTACCGCCAGTTCGACGTCGAGGGGTACCGGATCTGGCGCGGGCGGACCGCGTCGGAGATGAAGGTCATCGCGCAGTTCGACTACGTGGGCACGACGGTCACGGACTACGTGGGCCAGTTCTACGACCCGAACACGTTCGGCAACCAGTGCGCGCCGGAGCTGAAGATCATCGCGAGCTGCCCGACGGCGTTCGACACGACGGGCAACCCGCTGTCCGGGACCCCCAACCTCTACCCGCTCGTCGGCAACGTCATCCAGATCACGCCGGGCGGCCGGGTGCAACTCCAGGGCGGCGACACCACCATTGCCGGCGTTCATTACAAGCTCGCTAACGGCAACATCCTCATCGTGGCGGCCGACACCGCCATCGTGGGGGGCGCCACGCACCTTCCGGCGCTGGTGGACAACGGCGTGCCGTTCGCCTTCGTCGACCGGGGCCTCCTGGACGGCGTGCAGTACTTCTACGCCGTGACGGCCTTCGACATCAACAGCGTCAAGTCGGGCCCCTCCTCGCTGGAGTCGTCGCTGGTGGCGCAGTCCGTGACGCCGCGCGCCGAGGGGAGCAACGCCAACGTCGCGGTGATCGTCACCGGCGAGTTCGGCGACGACAACGTGGCGCTGGATCCCAACGCCGCCGCGCCGAAGATGGATGCGTCCAGCGGCGCGGTCACGGGCGTCATCCCGCCCACCAACGCCGCCAGCTTCGGCTTCCTGGCGTCGGTGGCCGAGGCCCTGCCGCCGGGTGACATCACGGCGCTAATCGACTCGCTCGTGCCGGGGACCGTGGGCGGCTTCGGCGGTCCGTACGCGAGCATGTACGTGTCGTTCATCTCGGGGAAGGATACGGTACGGGCGGCGCTCCCGTTCGACCCCGGTGACGGGTACAACGCGGTGAACGCCACCTTGACCAGCAACTGGGTGCTGGACTCGGCGTCGGCCCCCCTGGTCCATTACGACTCCGCGCGGGCGGCCACGCTCGGGCTGTCGGGGCTGTTCAAGGCTGGTGCGACCATGCCGGTCCAGTTCAAGACCTTCATCGCGCCGATGGGCGCCGTCACTCCCGGCAACCTCACGATGAGCTCCCAGCGGTACCCGTGGACCGGGGAGACGGCGGCGCAGCGTCACAGCGCGCTCCTGAGCCAGCCGGTGTGGTACGACCAGGGTAGCGCCGAGCCTCCGCAGCCGACGGTCAATCCGTTCGCTTCGGCGGCCAACACCGACGGCAAGCTCACCGGCGTGAGCATGATCTACCAGGCCCTGACGTACCGCCTGCCGAACACCGGTACGCCGCCGGGCATCAACATCCTGCACCGGTACGTCCAGTACGGGACGTCCCTGGGTCATCCGGGCGACTTCGTGGTGACGTGGAACGCGGACTCCACGATCACTGTGCGCGACTCCACGCACCACGTCAACGTGCCGTTCGCGACCGACATGCGCGTCAGTTGGGGGTTCGTGAACGAACGGGCCCTCACGGCGGCGGGCGTGGCGAACGGCGACATCGCGGACGGCACCGGCACGCCGACGGTCGGCGTGGTCGGGTACTGGCATCAGTACGCCATCGCCCCGGTGTGCAGCCTCACGTACGGCATCACCTGCGCTCCGCTCGAGAACAAGGCGGAGTACGAGCCGATCAACTACGACAACACGGGCACCGCCAACGGCAACGGCATCTCGCTGTACATCGACGGCAGCTTCTTCATCATGCAGATGGCGTCGTTGCCGGCGGCCGGCACCAAGTGGCACCTGAAGGTGCTCGATGGCATGGTGGACGCCACCTGCTCGAACTACACCCCGGCGACGCCGGCGGCTGCGGCGACGGCGTGCTCCGGCTACTCGTACACGCCGCTGCCCTACCGCCAGCCGTACGTGCCCGGGCTGTCGCTGAAGCTGCGGGTCACGCAGGCCTTCGGGATCAACAAGGCCGCCGGCAACATGAGTGCGATCCACACGGTGCCGGATCCGTACTACGTGACCAACGCGCTGGAGACTTCGGCGAACAACAAGGTGCTCCGGTTCGTCAATCTGCCGAACCAGGCCATCGTCCGGATCTACAGCGTGAGCGGAATCCTGGTCAGGGTCCTGACCCACAACGACCCGACGGGCGGTGGCGAGGCCACCTGGGACCTCCGCAATCGGAACAACCAGTTCGTGGCGAGCGGCGTGTACTTCTATCACGTCGAGGCGCCAGACGGCAGCACCAAGATCGGCCGGTTCACGGTGGTCAACTTCGCCCAGTAAACGTCCCGAAGCGGGCCGGGGCACCCGCCCCGGCCCGCGCGGAGGTTCGCATGCGTAATCGTTTCGTTCTGATTGGCGTCGCGCTGCTGGCCGTCGCGCTGGTTCCGGGTCGTCCGGCGCGGGCCCAGGGGCCGGTGTGCGGCGGTACCGTCGGGCAGTGCGGCCAGATCCCGTCCGACAATACGGGCTACGGCACCACGGCCGCCGAGTTTCTGCTGCTGGCTCCGTCGGCGCGCGGTGCGTCGCTCGGCGGCGCCTTTGCGGCGCTCACGACCGACGTGTCGGCGGTCTACTACAATCCGGCCGGCCTGTCGCAGATGGACCACGCCGGGCTGATGGCGTCCACGATGAACTACGTCGCGGGCACCAAGTACGCCTGGGCGGCCGTCGGATTCCCGATGAGCGGCGGCGCACGGGCCATCGGCGTCTCGGTGGCCAACTTCGGCTTCAGCAGCCAGCCGGTGTACACGGTGGACGATCCCACCGGGTCGACCGGTGACGTGTATTCGGTGAGCGAGACCGTCGCGGGGCTGACCTATTCGCAGCAGTTCTCCGACCGGTTCTCGGCGGGCCTCACGGCCAAGCTGATCAACGATCAGCTGGGCCGCGCGTCCGGCAACGCGGTGGCGGTCGACTTCGGCACCAGCTTCCACGCGATGATCGGCGGCCGCCCGATCCGGGCGTCGTTCGTGATTCAGAACCTGGGCTCCACGCTCGGACACAGCGGGCAGGCGCTGACGGTGAACGTGAGCCGGACGCCCCCGGTCGGGCAGGACTCGGTGCCGCAGGAGCCGGCGACCGCGCAATTCACCACCAAGGACTGGCCGCTGCCGGTGACCTTCCGGGTCGGGCTGGCGTACGACCTGTTCCAGACGACGGCCGGCCGCCTCTCGGTGCTGGGCGAGTTCACCCAGCCCAACAACAACAACCCCGGCTTCAACTTCGGCGGCGAGTACAACGTCGCCCTCGGCAGCAGCGGCTTTTCGGTCGCCGGTCGCGCCAGCGTCACCTACTGGCCCGACAACAACATCACGCCCTCGGACTCGGCCGGCTTCAGCAGCTCGGTCGGCGGGACGAGCCAGTACCGGATGTCTGCCGGCGGCGGCGTGTACTACCGTCCCGGGAATTCCGGCTTCGGGGTGGGCATCGACTACGCGTACCGGAACATGGGGCTCCTCGGGGGCGTGAACATGCTCACGGTGGGGTTCACCTGGTAGGCTGACACATCGCGCGGGGGACCGGGGAGCGTCGCCGCTCTCCGGCCCCCTGCCTGGCAGGTCTTGATGAAGATGGTGAAGGTGGCGCTGGCGTCGGCCGGCCTTCTGCTGGTCGCAGCCACGCCGGGTGGACAGAGCGGCGGACAGCCGCTGACGGTCAGCGCGGTGCGGTTCTACTCGCCGGCCAGCGCGACCACGACAATCGAAGGGGTGTGTGAAGTGCGCCTCGGCGCGGTGGCGTCGGGCGTGAGTCAGACGGTGCGGTACCGGGTGGAGGTCGCGGTGTCGGACACCACCGGCCTCGAGCTCCAGCGCAGTGAGTGGACGCGGGAGGTGCCGGGCGCAGTGGCCCGGGCGGCGGGCGCAACGGCGGTCGAGACGTTCGACTTCCGGGCGGCGCCCGGGCGGTACCGGATCGTGGTGCGGGCGGTGCCGGAGGCGGGCGCGGCGGTCGAGCGGGCGCTGGACGTCAGCGCCTATGCGGTCCGCCCTCCGCTCTCGGACCTGCTGCTCGCGAGCGCCGTGAGGGCCGCGGGGTCGGACAGCGCGGCCGCGGCGGCCGGGGAGATCCAGCGAGGCGGGTTGCTGCTGCGGACCGCACCGGTCCCGCACCTCTCGCCGACCGAGGCGATGCTGTCGTACTACGCCGAGGTCTATCCCTGGCCGGGAGCCTCGCTCGACGGCCGGCTGACCGCGGCCGTGCTCGGCGGGGCCGGGCGCTCCCTGGTGCGGACGGCGCCCAGGCCGGTGCAGTTCGCGCCGGAGGGCGGCGCGGTGCGGGGCTCGGTGGACCTGTCGGGTCTGCCGCCCGGTGCCTACGTGCTGCAGCTGGCGGTTGCATTGGGCGACAGCACCGTGGTGGGCGAGGCTCCCTTCGTCATGGGGGCACCGAGCACCGAGAGGGCCGTGGCCCCCGCAGCCGGTTCTGACCGGTTCGAAGGCGTGAGCGAGGCCGGGCTCGATTCGCTGTACGCGCCGCTGGTCTATCTGCTCGAGCCGGGTGAGCAGGGCGTCTACGAGGGGCTGTCGGTTGAAGGGAAGCGGAGGTTCCTGCGCGAGTTCTGGGCCAAGAAGGACCCGACGCACGGGACCGGCGTGAACCAGCCGATGGAGCAGTTCTACGCGCTGGTGGGGTTCGCCAACGAGACGTTTCGCGAAGGCGGCGCCGCGCAGATTCCGGGGTGGCGCACCGATCGCGGAAGGGTGTTCCTGAGGAACGGCAGCTGGGACGACATCCTGCGGCGTCCCATGGCGTCGCCGCTCCCTTACGAGGTGTGGAGATACACGCGGGGCCGGCAGCGGTACTACGTGTTCCTGGACCGGTCGGGGATCGGGCATTACCAGCTGATCGGCACCAACGACCGGCAGGAAACCGGGCTGCCGAACTGGCCCAACATGCTGGATGACGCGTCGGACTACGCGCGTCACAACTATACCGATGTGGCGCGGTTCCTCGGCATCACGACGCTGGACGTGCCACAGTAGGAGCCACAGTAGCCTGGGCGGTGCGCGGTAGAAATCACGCTACTTGAGCGCGAGGGTAATCATGAAGCGTCAAAGTCTGGTTCTGCTTGCGGTGGCGTTCGTAGCAGCCGGCGCCGCGGGTTGCTTCAAGGACCCCGTGAGCGGCCTGAGGAGCGGCCCGACGATCCTGTCGCTGGACCACACGTCCATTTTCGTGGCTCCGGGCGACAGCACCGCCGTGACGGCCACGATCCTCGACAACGGCGGCAACGTCCTGCCGGAGACGGACGCGGCCTGGTCGTCGGCCGCGACGACCATCGCGGTGGTCAACAAGGACACCACGATCATCCCGGGCAACTACCTGAGCCGCGCCTTCGTCCGCGGCGTGGTGAGCACGGGCGGCTGGACGACGGTGACGGTGCAGAGCCGGGGCCTGACGGCCACGGTCCGCGTCGCGGTCGTTCCGCCGGTCCTTCCCGCGTCGCAGGTATCGGTCGTCGGGACGCCGGGGCCCGACACGCTGGTCGTCCCGGGGACGATCATCGGTCATGACACCATCCCGGCGGACACGGTCGCCTACACCGCCGGTGACACGCTCGTGATCAACGGCACCAGCGTGTTCCAGTTCGACACCTCCCAGGCCAGGGTCTACCTGAGCGGGCCGTCCGGCATCTCGACGGGCATCCTCGTGGGCAAGACGCCGACGCAGCTCCAGGCCGCGTTCCTGAGGCCCGGCGCCGGCAAGGTGATCGTCACGAACCTGGTGCTGGTCACCGGCAACACGGCGATCGGGAACATCGCCATCGACTCCCTGATCGGCGACAGCACGGCCGTCTCGCGCAAGCGCTTCGGCCCGCTGGGCGTCGCCATGTCGCCCAACAACGCGCGGCTCGGCGACACCATCACCGTGACCCTGCCCGCCGGCCTCGCGCTGCAGCCGACCTCGCAGGTGCTGGTCGGCAACACCGGTATCTCCACCAGCGACGCGATGTGGGAGCTGAGCCGCACGGCCAACTCGGTCACCGGCCTGGCCAAGCGCGGCGGCGGCGGCAACGTGACCGTCACCAACGTCTCGTGGGGCGCCGTGACCATCTCGGCCTTCTCGACCCTGAACCCGGTGCCGATCGACAGCGTCGCGTCGGACTTCCCGGTGGGCACGACGCAGGGCGCCGCCAACGTCCTGACGATTCCGGCCAACGACACGGCCGTCGTGTACGGGTCCGTCGGCCCGGCCGGCTCCGCGTTCTGGACCTTCACCACGACGGCCGCCCAGGTGCTGAAGGGGAGCCTCGCCTGGTTCGGCAGCGGCAACCCGTACAGTACGGGGACCAATACGGTAGCCTACACCGAGGACCTCGACTTCCTGGTCTGCAATGCCGCGACCAAGTGCGACGAGTCGGGTGTGGACCTGACGGGGTACGCTGGCGCGACAACGGCGCAGCCCGAGGCGTGGACCACGGCGTCGGAGCCGGCCGCGCAGTACTGGATTGGTATTCTCGGCTTCAACGCCCACTACTCGATCGTGTACCAGATGACCGTCATCCTGCAGTAGCTGCAGGAGGTTCCACAGGGTGCGACGCCCCCGGCTTCGGCCGGGGGCGTTGCGTTTGCGGCTCCAGTTGGGATAGGGCGAAGGCCTAGGGTCGAGCTGCCAGGGCGCGAAACAGCTCCGCCAGCTCCACCGGCTTGCCGAGGAAGACGTCGGCGCCGGCGTCCCGGAACGCCTGCTCCATCATCGGCTCGGCGAGGCCGGTCAAAGCCACGACCCGGCAACCGGGGAATGCCCGCCGGATGCTGCGCACGACGTCGAGCCCGCCGGCGCCCGGCAGCACCAGGTCCACGACGGCCGCATCCAGCGCCCCGAGGCTCGGGAGCGAAGCGATCGCATCGTTGCCGGCGCGCGAGCGGTGGACGACGTACCCCTGCCGCGCCAGCGCGCGCCCCAGGACGTCGGCGAGATCGTCGTCGTCGTCCACCAGGAGGACGCTCCCCTGAACTCCCGGTGGCCCGGGCCGCTCAGGGCTGGTCAGCGGATTCCTCCCGCCGGCGGCGCTGCCGCCGCTGGCGCAGGACGACACCGAGCACGATGAGTCCCAGGGCCACCGGCATCAGCGCGAGCAGCGCACCGGTCCAGAACATCGTCTTCATCAGCGGGCCGTGGGACATGTCCTGCGCCCACGCCGCGGGGGCCAGCGCTAGAAGGAGAGCCGGAAGAGCAGCAGCCAGACGACGACCCCGGTCACGGACACGTACAACCATATGGGCAGGGTCCATCGCGCGTAGCGCCGATGCGTGGGATGTCGCGACCACAGTCCGAGATAGACGGTTGTCAGGGCCAGGGGCACGACCGCCGCTGCCAGCACGGTGTGCGTGATGAGGATAGCGAAGTAGACAGGCCGAATCCAGCCCCGGCCGGCGAAGTGCTTCACTCCGGCGTGAGCGTGGTACCAGAGATACGAAGCGAGAAAGACCGTGGAGACGCCGAAGGCCGCCAGCATGCAGGCCTTGTGGAGCAGCGTCCGCCGGCGCCGGATCATGGCATAGCCGAGCGACAGCAAAACCGCCGTGACGCCGTTGAGCGTGGCGTTCACGGCGGGAAGATCCTCCGTCGCGATCACCGCGTGGGCCGGCGGGAGGCCACCCACACAGCGGCACCGAACGCCAGGACCGCGCACGCCGCCGTGACGGCGAGCGAAACGCCGAAGCCGGGCCCCGTGGCGCCGGCGGACGAAAGCGCGCGCCGCAAGGCGGCCACGCCGTACGTGAGCGGGTTCACCCGCATCACGGCGCCGAGCCAGCCCGGCGCGCCTTCAACGGGAAACAGCGTGCCCGCCAGGAGCCACATCGGGATCAGGAACAGGTTCATGATGGCGTGAAAGCCCTGGGTGGAGTCGAGCCACCAGGCGATGGCGGCGGCGAGCGCCGTGAGGCCGAAGGCGAGCAAAAACAGCACCGCCGCCAGCACGGCCAGCGCGCCCGGAGAGGCGAGCCTCAGTCCGACCGCCGGTCCCAGCGCCAGGAACAGCGCGCTCTGCAGCACCGCCAGCGTGGTGCCGCCGAGCACCTTGCCGAGCACGATGCTCGCGCGCGGCACGGGCGCGACGAGCACCGCCTGCAGGAACCCCTCGCGCCGGTCCTCGATGATCGAGATCTCGGAGAAGATGGCGGTGAAAAGGAGAATGAGGATCACCACTCCGGGAAAAAAGTAGGCCAGGTAGCTCGTGCCCGCCGCCCCGCCGGGAGCGTGGAACGAGGGTCCGAGCCCCGAGCCGATCAGCAGCCAGAACAGCACCGGCGGGGCGAGCGCGCCCACCAGCCGGCTCGGCTGGCGGTAGAACCGGACCAACTCCCGCTGCCACAGCGTGCCCACCGCGACGAGGAAGTTTCTCACGCGCCGTCGCCTCCGTCGCCCGCATGCAGGTGACGGCCCGTGCGGTGCACGAAGACGTCGTCCAGCGTCGGCTTGCCCAGCGTGAGGCCGAGGATCGCTTCGGGAAACGCCTCCACCAGTCGGGGCACCAGGTCGTGTCCTCGCGCGACCTCGATGCGCACCGCCCCCTCGACCACCGCGGCCGGACATCCGAACCGGGCCGCGACGGCGCCGGCCAGCCGCTCCGGGTCGGCGGTCCGCACGGTGATGACGTCGCCGCCGATCTCCGCCGTCAGCGCCGCGGGCGCGCCCAGGGCGACCAGGCGGCCTTCGTCGAGCAAGGCGATCCGGTCTCCCCGCCCGGCCTCGTCGAGCAGATGGGTGGTGACCACGGCAGTGGCCCCCGTCTCGCGGCGGACCAGGTCCAGGTAGGACCAGAACCCCCGTCGCGCGGAGGGGTCGAGCCCGGTCGTCGGCTCGTCGAGCAGCAGGAGCCCGGGGCGGTGGAGCATGCCCTTGGCCAGCTCGACGCGGCGGGCCAGGCCGCCGGAAAGCCGCTCCACGCGCTCGCCCGCGCGGCCGGCGAGCCCGACCCGCTCGAGCGCGGCCTTGATCCGCTCCTCGAGGTCCCGGCCTCCCAGGCAGTAGAGCCGCCCCTGGTGCCGGAGGTTCTCGGCGGCCGTGAGCTTGCGGTCGAGGCTCGGGGCCTGGAACACGACCCCCATCCGCCTCCGGGCCAGCCCGGGCTGCCGCGCCACGTCGGCACCGAAAACCTCGGCCGCTCCGCCGGTGGGCAGGAGCGCGGTCGAGAGGATGCGGAACAGCGTCGTCTTGCCGCTGCCGTTGGGTCCCAGCAGGGCGACCAGCTCGCCCTGCGCGACGTCGAAGGAGATGCCGGCCAGCGCCTCGCGCGCGCCGAAGCGGTGCCGCAGGCCGCGAACGCCGACCGCGGGCTCGGTCAGCCCAGGGCCATCAGGGCGCACAAGGCGGGCAGGTAGATCAGGGAGTAGCGGAACAGGAAGGTGGCGCACGCGTGATTGCCGGGGCTCGCGGCGAGCCGGACGCCGTAGTAGACGAAGCCGCCGCCCAGCGCCAGCGCGCCGAAGAAGTACAGCGGACCGGCCATCCCGAGCGGCGTGGGCAAGAGACTCACCACCAGCAGCGCGAGCGCGTACAGCACCGACTGGCGACCGGTGCTGGCGCCGCCGGGGTCCTCGACCGACAGCACCCGGAAGCCGGCACGCGCGTAGTCCTTGCGGTACAGCGCCGCCAGGGCGAGGAAATGCGGCATTTGCCAGAAGAACAGGATCAGGAACAGCACCCAGGCGCCCGGGTCCAGGCGGCCGCGGGCCGCCGCCCAACCGATCATGGGCGGGATGGCCCCCGGCACCGCGCCGACCACCGTCGCGAGCGAGGTGAGCCGCTTCAGGGGCGTGTAGACGAGCAGGTAGCTCGCGGCCGTGAGGGCGGCGAGCAGGGCGGCCAGCGGAGTCACGGCGGCGGCCAGGTAGGCCGTGCCCGCGACGCCGAGTACGGCGCCGAAGGCGAGGCTCTCCCGCGGCGTCAGCCGGCCGGAGGGCAGCGGCCGGCGCACCGTCCGCTTCATCACCGCGTCGAGGTCGCGCTCGACCCACTGGTTGAGGGTGCTGGCGGCGCCGGCCACGAGCGCGGTCCCGAGCAGGGTGCGGAGCAAAGCCAGCACGTCCACCGCGCCGTGGGCCGCGGCGAGGAAGCCCACCAGCGCGGTCAGCACCACGTTGAACGTGATCTCGGGCTTGGTGAGCGTGAAGAACGCGGCGAGCCTGCGGCGGCCGGGGGCGGCCGGCGCCGGGGTAGGGACCGGGGCGGGGGGCGGAGGCGCGACCGCCGCGCCGCCGGAAAGCGCGGTCATGCCGCGGTCGAGGCCGGGGAGCTGCTCCGGTCCGAGGGCAGCGGCGCCAGCAGGCGCGTCGCGCGCAGCGCCAGCACCAGCGCCGTCGCCAGCACCAGCGCGCCCGACAGGACGTGCGCCGTGGTGGGGACGACCGCGCGCTTCGTCCAGATGATGGCCGCGCCCAGGTAGACCTGCCATGCGAGCAGCAGGGCGAGCAGCAGCGCGGGCCGGCGCAGGCCGGGCACGGAGCCGTGGCGCCGCATCGCGGCCGCGACGGTCCAGATCAGGCACAGCGCCACCAGCAGCGCGCCGGCGCGGTGCAGCAGCTGATAGGCGACCGGCGTGGACATCAGGCCCGCCGCGGGCCACAGCCGCCCGAACGCGAGCGGAAAGTCGGGGACCGCGAGACCCGCGCCGGAGTGGCGCACCACGGCCCCGACCAGGATCTGCAGATAGACCACCGCGACCGCCACCCGCGTCAGGGCACGAAGCGACGGCGCGCCGGCGTCGGGCGCGCGCGGCGGGGCCTCCATCCAGCCGGCGGACGTCACCAGGGCGATGGTCACCGTGAGGCACAGGACGATCTGTGCCAGGCCGGCGTGCGACACGGCGAGGGCCAGCGGCAGCCTCCGCAGCACCGTCAGGCCGCCGAGGACGCCCTGCAGCGACACCGCGGTGAGCGTGATCAGGCCCAGCCAGCGCACCCAGCGGCGGGGCTCGGACCGCCACAGCCACACCGCCAGCACGATCGTCAGCAGGCCGATGGTGGCGCCCGCCATCCGGTGGCCGTGCTCGAACAGCACCCCGCCGGTCATCCGCGGAAAGACCTGCCCGTACGACAACGGCCAGTCGGGCACGGCCAGCGCGGAGCCGGTGCTGGTGACCAGGCCGCCGATGAAGATCAGCACCGCGGTGGCGCACGCCACCCCGACCGCGTAGCGGTGCAGCCCGGGCCGGTACGCGAGGAGGTCCGGCCCGCTCACTTGCCCAGGAATCTCCGCAGGAACCTCAGGTAGACGGCGAAGCCGACGGCGAAGGCGGCGAAGGCGATGGAGGATGCCAGGCTCCAGGTCGAGCCGCTCCGCTGGTAGTCGTGCCATCCCCACGCGGCGAAGAAGGCGCAGAAGACGATCGCGGTGACGATCAGGACCTTGTGGAAGTTGATCACGGTCCCCGGAATCCGTGCATGACGGCCACCACGAGTATAACCGCCA encodes:
- a CDS encoding PorV/PorQ family protein, whose protein sequence is MRNRFVLIGVALLAVALVPGRPARAQGPVCGGTVGQCGQIPSDNTGYGTTAAEFLLLAPSARGASLGGAFAALTTDVSAVYYNPAGLSQMDHAGLMASTMNYVAGTKYAWAAVGFPMSGGARAIGVSVANFGFSSQPVYTVDDPTGSTGDVYSVSETVAGLTYSQQFSDRFSAGLTAKLINDQLGRASGNAVAVDFGTSFHAMIGGRPIRASFVIQNLGSTLGHSGQALTVNVSRTPPVGQDSVPQEPATAQFTTKDWPLPVTFRVGLAYDLFQTTAGRLSVLGEFTQPNNNNPGFNFGGEYNVALGSSGFSVAGRASVTYWPDNNITPSDSAGFSSSVGGTSQYRMSAGGGVYYRPGNSGFGVGIDYAYRNMGLLGGVNMLTVGFTW
- a CDS encoding GWxTD domain-containing protein; amino-acid sequence: MKMVKVALASAGLLLVAATPGGQSGGQPLTVSAVRFYSPASATTTIEGVCEVRLGAVASGVSQTVRYRVEVAVSDTTGLELQRSEWTREVPGAVARAAGATAVETFDFRAAPGRYRIVVRAVPEAGAAVERALDVSAYAVRPPLSDLLLASAVRAAGSDSAAAAAGEIQRGGLLLRTAPVPHLSPTEAMLSYYAEVYPWPGASLDGRLTAAVLGGAGRSLVRTAPRPVQFAPEGGAVRGSVDLSGLPPGAYVLQLAVALGDSTVVGEAPFVMGAPSTERAVAPAAGSDRFEGVSEAGLDSLYAPLVYLLEPGEQGVYEGLSVEGKRRFLREFWAKKDPTHGTGVNQPMEQFYALVGFANETFREGGAAQIPGWRTDRGRVFLRNGSWDDILRRPMASPLPYEVWRYTRGRQRYYVFLDRSGIGHYQLIGTNDRQETGLPNWPNMLDDASDYARHNYTDVARFLGITTLDVPQ
- a CDS encoding response regulator; its protein translation is MDDDDDLADVLGRALARQGYVVHRSRAGNDAIASLPSLGALDAAVVDLVLPGAGGLDVVRSIRRAFPGCRVVALTGLAEPMMEQAFRDAGADVFLGKPVELAELFRALAARP
- a CDS encoding DUF420 domain-containing protein, coding for MGGLPPAHAVIATEDLPAVNATLNGVTAVLLSLGYAMIRRRRTLLHKACMLAAFGVSTVFLASYLWYHAHAGVKHFAGRGWIRPVYFAILITHTVLAAAVVPLALTTVYLGLWSRHPTHRRYARWTLPIWLYVSVTGVVVWLLLFRLSF
- a CDS encoding ABC transporter permease, whose product is MRNFLVAVGTLWQRELVRFYRQPSRLVGALAPPVLFWLLIGSGLGPSFHAPGGAAGTSYLAYFFPGVVILILLFTAIFSEISIIEDRREGFLQAVLVAPVPRASIVLGKVLGGTTLAVLQSALFLALGPAVGLRLASPGALAVLAAVLFLLAFGLTALAAAIAWWLDSTQGFHAIMNLFLIPMWLLAGTLFPVEGAPGWLGAVMRVNPLTYGVAALRRALSSAGATGPGFGVSLAVTAACAVLAFGAAVWVASRRPTR
- a CDS encoding ABC transporter ATP-binding protein, with protein sequence MRPDGPGLTEPAVGVRGLRHRFGAREALAGISFDVAQGELVALLGPNGSGKTTLFRILSTALLPTGGAAEVFGADVARQPGLARRRMGVVFQAPSLDRKLTAAENLRHQGRLYCLGGRDLEERIKAALERVGLAGRAGERVERLSGGLARRVELAKGMLHRPGLLLLDEPTTGLDPSARRGFWSYLDLVRRETGATAVVTTHLLDEAGRGDRIALLDEGRLVALGAPAALTAEIGGDVITVRTADPERLAGAVAARFGCPAAVVEGAVRIEVARGHDLVPRLVEAFPEAILGLTLGKPTLDDVFVHRTGRHLHAGDGGDGA
- the cyoE gene encoding heme o synthase — encoded protein: MTALSGGAAVAPPPPAPVPTPAPAAPGRRRLAAFFTLTKPEITFNVVLTALVGFLAAAHGAVDVLALLRTLLGTALVAGAASTLNQWVERDLDAVMKRTVRRPLPSGRLTPRESLAFGAVLGVAGTAYLAAAVTPLAALLAALTAASYLLVYTPLKRLTSLATVVGAVPGAIPPMIGWAAARGRLDPGAWVLFLILFFWQMPHFLALAALYRKDYARAGFRVLSVEDPGGASTGRQSVLYALALLVVSLLPTPLGMAGPLYFFGALALGGGFVYYGVRLAASPGNHACATFLFRYSLIYLPALCALMALG
- a CDS encoding COX15/CtaA family protein; this translates as MSGPDLLAYRPGLHRYAVGVACATAVLIFIGGLVTSTGSALAVPDWPLSYGQVFPRMTGGVLFEHGHRMAGATIGLLTIVLAVWLWRSEPRRWVRWLGLITLTAVSLQGVLGGLTVLRRLPLALAVSHAGLAQIVLCLTVTIALVTSAGWMEAPPRAPDAGAPSLRALTRVAVAVVYLQILVGAVVRHSGAGLAVPDFPLAFGRLWPAAGLMSTPVAYQLLHRAGALLVALCLIWTVAAAMRRHGSVPGLRRPALLLALLLAWQVYLGAAIIWTKRAVVPTTAHVLSGALVLATALVLALRATRLLAPLPSDRSSSPASTAA